In Lotus japonicus ecotype B-129 chromosome 5, LjGifu_v1.2, one genomic interval encodes:
- the LOC130721295 gene encoding uncharacterized protein LOC130721295 → MGRWQQKAKEFFSNHGGAPTPKATFHLLTITLLSLLLPLSFFLLASLSAAKHYLQTFTLFLHSPQQQQQPFSFLFTLALQINPCILYVLVSIVSIATLINGLMGKITLLNDSSTSPVLQPSLYIAWILLCAFQFCVGLGIEASIAAGIFEFDNSSSSSSSSSFGESAAERSLLSKVFFLLGLHETTQVWYRVVVRPVVDDTVFGGAKKEKWIERVAVAASLGVLWWWRLREEVESLVVMAEAKKSEQFGELELKDFIGWWLYYVTVTIGMVRIVKGLMWMFMVALCRRRVTEVPVSPVVESSLNDDKV, encoded by the coding sequence ATGGGTCGTTGGCAGCAAAAAGCCAAAGAGTTCTTCTCCAACCATGGTGGTGCTCCCACCCCAAAAGCAACCTTCCACCTCCTCACCATCACACTCCTCagcctcctcctccccctctctTTCTTCCTCCTCGCCTCCCTCTCCGCCGCCAAACACTACCTCCAAACCTTCACTCTGTTTCTCCATtcaccacaacaacaacaacaacccttTTCCTTTCTCTTCACCCTCGCCCTGCAAATCAACCCATGCATCCTCTATGTCCTCGTCTCCATTGTCAGCATCGCCACGCTTATCAACGGCTTAATGGGAAAAATCACTCTTCTGAACGATTCTTCCACTTCCCCTGTTCTTCAACCCAGTCTCTACATAGCATGGATTCTCCTCTGCGCTTTCCAATTCTGCGTTGGTCTGGGAATTGAAGCAAGCATTGCAGCTGGGATTTTTGAGTTTGataactcttcttcttcttcttcttcttcaagttTTGGAGAAAGTGCAGCAGAGAGAAGCCTATTGAGCAAGGTGTTTTTTCTTCTTGGTCTGCACGAGACAACACAGGTTTGGTACAGAGTGGTGGTGAGGCCGGTGGTGGATGACACTGTTTTCGGCGGTGCTAAGAAGGAGAAATGGATAGAgagggtggcggtggcggcgagCTTAGGTGttttgtggtggtggaggttgaGAGAGGAGGTGGAGAGTTTGGTGGTTATGGCGGAGGCAAAGAAATCAGAGCAATttggagagttggaattgaagGATTTCATTGGGTGGTGGCTTTATTATGTTACTGTGACAATTGGGATGGTGAGAATAGTGAAAGGTCTCATGTGGATGTTCATGGTTGCTCTTTGCAGAAGAAGGGTAACAGAGGTTCCAGTTTCCCCTGTTGTGGAATCAAGCCTCAATGATGACAAGGTGTAA